Below is a window of Chryseobacterium indicum DNA.
CCCGTATCTTAAGATTGGAGAAGCCAATGACAGAACTACTAAAGGAGAATCTGAATATGTATGGTCTCTACGTGATATCAATTTTGAAATTGAACAAGGTGATGCAGTAGGAATTATTGGAAGAAATGGAGCCGGAAAGTCTACTCTTTTAAAACTTTTGAGTAAAGTAACAAAACCCACAACCGGAAAAATTTACACCAATGGCAGAATTGCCTCTCTTCTGGAGGTAGGAACAGGTTTTCATCCGGAAATGACGGGTCGTGAAAACGTTTATCTTAATGGAGCGATTCTTGGGATGACAAGAAAAGAAATCACAAGAAAATTTGATGAAATTGTTGATTTTTCGGGAGTGGAAAGATATATAGACACCCCTGTAAAACGATATTCTTCAGGGATGTATGTGCGTTTAGCATTTGCGGTTGCAGCACACCTTGAATCTGAAATTTTAATTGTAGATGAAGTTTTGGCCGTTGGAGATGTTGAGTTTCAGAAAAAATGCCTTGGAAAAATGGGCGACGTAACGAAAGGACAAGGCAGAACAGTTCTTTTTGTAAGTCACAATATGGCAGCTATTAATGAATTATGCAACAGCGCAATTTTATTAGATAAAGGTACTGTTTTGATGCAGGGAGATAAAGATAAGTGTATTATTGAATACCAAAAAAGAAGCGGGCATCTTTCTTATTATAATGTATCAGAACATGATTTTAAAATAGAGAATGATAAAATTAAAGTATTATCATATACCGTTGAACCAATACTTGGCAATGTATTAAATATTAATTCTGGGGCTAAATTTGAAATTATTTTTTTGAGTAAAGTTCAGAACTCAACATTGGATCTTTCTTTTTATTTAAGAAATTCTCATGAAGTAACAATTCTGAGTAATGGATTTATTATAAGTGAAAATGGCGAAACAGGTGAGTATTCTCTTGTATTTGAAATTCAGCCTAACACTCTTAATGAAGATTCTTATTATTTTGAAATGTTCTGGGGAATCAATCGTTCTGAGATTGCACT
It encodes the following:
- a CDS encoding ABC transporter ATP-binding protein; its protein translation is MLALKAENISKQYRLGQVGTGTLSHDLNRFWYKIRGKEDPYLKIGEANDRTTKGESEYVWSLRDINFEIEQGDAVGIIGRNGAGKSTLLKLLSKVTKPTTGKIYTNGRIASLLEVGTGFHPEMTGRENVYLNGAILGMTRKEITRKFDEIVDFSGVERYIDTPVKRYSSGMYVRLAFAVAAHLESEILIVDEVLAVGDVEFQKKCLGKMGDVTKGQGRTVLFVSHNMAAINELCNSAILLDKGTVLMQGDKDKCIIEYQKRSGHLSYYNVSEHDFKIENDKIKVLSYTVEPILGNVLNINSGAKFEIIFLSKVQNSTLDLSFYLRNSHEVTILSNGFIISENGETGEYSLVFEIQPNTLNEDSYYFEMFWGINRSEIALKTESFGFEINGIRNQFGDIRKSPGVIFPNIISNVKKI